The Minwuia thermotolerans genomic interval TCTCGCCGAGGCCCTCCTTCAGCACGCCCTGGCCGGGCACGTAGTTCACCTCGAATCGGATGCCGTCCGGATCCTCGAACAGCACGTAATAGTAGCCCGGCGCCCAGTCGCCATCCATCGGCCCGCGGACCATGTTCGCGCCAAGCTCCTGCGCCAGCGCCGCCGTGCGGTCCACGTCCTCGCGGCTCTTCGCGCGCAGGCAGAAATGGTGCAGGCCGACGCGCTGCTGGACGAACCGGTCCTCGGGGTCGTCCAGCTCGCTGCGGGAGATGGCGATCGCCGTCCGCGCGCCCACGTGGTAGAAGAACTTCTCTCCGTCGAAGACCTTCTTCATGCCCATTTCCGGCAGCAGCCGGCCGTAGAAGGCCTTGGCCTCGTCCCATTTGCGGACGGTCAGGACGATATGGGCCATCCCGTTGATGTCGATCATGGTTTTCCTCTCCCCCAGTGCAGTTCGATCATGAACGGATAGTAACGCGCGTCAGGCTTTCCGCCAGCGGTCGAGGGCCCAGACAGCGCCGCCGGCCAGCAGGCCCCAGAACGCGCCGCTAATTCCGAAGAAGGCGAGACCCGAGGCGGTCACGATGAAGGTGATTACCGCAGCCTCCCGGCCTTCCGGTTTCTCCACCGCGCCGACCACCGCCCCGGCGAAGGCGCCGAGCAGGGCGAGGCCAGCCACCGCCTCGATCAGCACCGGCGGCGCCGCGCCGATGAAGGCCGTCGCCCAGCCCGCGGTGAACGCCAGCAGCACGTAGAACACGCCCGACATGATCCCGGCCCAGTAGCGCCTGG includes:
- a CDS encoding VOC family protein, encoding MIDINGMAHIVLTVRKWDEAKAFYGRLLPEMGMKKVFDGEKFFYHVGARTAIAISRSELDDPEDRFVQQRVGLHHFCLRAKSREDVDRTAALAQELGANMVRGPMDGDWAPGYYYVLFEDPDGIRFEVNYVPGQGVLKEGLGEIKPTGYS